AAAGTAAAGGATATAATGACAAAAAATGTTATAACAGCAAAAAAAGATGAAGGTGTTATAGAGGCATTTGAAAAAATGTTAAAATATAAAATTAGCTCCTTGCCTGTAGTTAATGACGAAAATAAAGTTATAGGAATCGTTACAACAACTGACATTGGATACAATTTAATAAGGGATAGATACACATTAGAAACTAAAATTGAGGATGTAATGACTAAAGATGTGGTTACCATAGATAAAAATGCAAGTATATTAGAGGCTATTAAAAAAATGGATATTACTGGAAAGACAGAAATTATTAATCAACTTCCAGTCGTTGATGATAATAACAAGTTAGTTGGAATAATTTCAGATGGAGACATAATTAGGGCAATATCAAGATTTATTATTAGAGATAAATAAATATTTAGGTGATTTTATGCATCATAATGATATTCATTATAAAAAAGTTATAGCTATGGTTGATGATGCTCTAAATTTTGTTGAAATAGTTGAGGAACATCCTTGTCCTAATGGCAGTGAGTGGGTTATATATCAATATAAGAGAACTTCTCCATTAATTTTATCAGCGTGGAGAAATGGAAATAAACATCATTTTGTAACTAAAATTGGTAAAGAAAAATTAAATTTAGTTCCTTCATTATCTGCCGCTGGAATTGAGGAAGTTTATATTGAAAATGATAAAGTTCATATCGTCTATG
This Methanocaldococcus sp. DNA region includes the following protein-coding sequences:
- a CDS encoding CBS domain-containing protein, with the protein product MVYALKDIKVKDIMTKNVITAKKDEGVIEAFEKMLKYKISSLPVVNDENKVIGIVTTTDIGYNLIRDRYTLETKIEDVMTKDVVTIDKNASILEAIKKMDITGKTEIINQLPVVDDNNKLVGIISDGDIIRAISRFIIRDK